A genomic window from Pontibacillus halophilus JSM 076056 = DSM 19796 includes:
- a CDS encoding transposase → MTKRSRRTFTEEFKKQMVQLYQNGKPRKQIIEEYELNPSTFDNWVSRFEKSGSFKEKDNRTPEENELIRLRKENQRL, encoded by the coding sequence ATGACTAAGAGGTCCAGACGTACGTTCACAGAGGAGTTTAAGAAGCAGATGGTCCAGCTTTATCAGAACGGTAAACCTAGGAAACAGATTATTGAAGAGTACGAGCTGAATCCTTCTACCTTTGATAATTGGGTGAGCCGATTTGAGAAGTCCGGGTCCTTTAAAGAGAAGGACAATCGCACTCCTGAAGAAAATGAGTTGATTCGTCTTCGGAAGGAAAATCAACGGCTA
- a CDS encoding Sau3AI family type II restriction endonuclease — protein MSYFYSDLWTEQQIFHLAEELEGEKLGNLDKSGWMKRKKDKGNIGNMIQSDFFGIPANSIKGSDFIHHNIELKVTPVLKNKKAGYSSKERLVLGMINYMEDYKISFEESIVNKKASNMLLIFYLHEENTPVEEFKIIKTARFRLSESDKSKVRIDYHSIVDKIEQGKAHEISEKQQKIMGACTKGQGKGKDLVKQPFSIQKAKSRAYSYKVGYMSSYFRKLVTPEQVEHINIPPHSSFLDTVTETLNEYTGKTDEQIQFEMKKEVNGKSSLFNLIGLMFGTKGGNLNHTDEFLKEGYAIKTVRNRLDKKNNQDMSFPNIDFTEIAYDEFEESTWYSCFAETTYILTVWDEYEYGKNRFLGYTIWVPDEDFIHKASELFYQIKDMINSDSITVEIDESKGKHGRWSDNLPGGIRDYPPFQIRPKGSGKSVFVTLPSGITIKKKCLFINKGYIRKIVGLD, from the coding sequence ATGTCATATTTTTATTCTGATCTATGGACCGAGCAACAAATATTCCATCTAGCAGAAGAGCTTGAAGGTGAGAAATTAGGGAATCTGGATAAGTCAGGTTGGATGAAAAGAAAAAAAGACAAGGGAAATATAGGTAATATGATTCAATCTGACTTTTTCGGAATACCAGCAAACTCCATTAAAGGCTCGGATTTTATACATCATAATATCGAATTGAAAGTCACACCTGTGCTTAAGAATAAAAAGGCAGGATATAGCTCCAAAGAGCGTCTAGTACTAGGTATGATTAATTATATGGAAGATTATAAAATTTCATTCGAAGAAAGCATTGTAAACAAAAAAGCGAGTAACATGCTTTTGATTTTTTATCTCCATGAAGAAAACACTCCAGTTGAAGAGTTTAAGATAATTAAGACTGCGCGTTTTCGGTTATCTGAATCCGATAAGTCAAAAGTACGTATAGATTATCATTCAATTGTTGATAAAATCGAGCAAGGTAAGGCTCATGAAATTAGTGAAAAACAACAAAAAATAATGGGAGCGTGTACAAAAGGCCAAGGTAAAGGAAAAGACTTAGTTAAACAACCATTTTCGATACAGAAAGCAAAGTCAAGAGCATACTCTTATAAAGTTGGATATATGTCTTCATATTTTAGAAAATTAGTGACACCTGAGCAAGTTGAACATATCAATATCCCTCCCCACAGTAGCTTTCTAGATACTGTTACTGAAACATTAAATGAATATACCGGAAAAACTGATGAACAAATCCAATTTGAAATGAAAAAAGAAGTAAATGGAAAGAGTAGTCTATTCAATTTAATTGGTTTGATGTTCGGTACAAAGGGAGGAAACTTAAATCATACAGATGAGTTCTTAAAAGAAGGATATGCTATTAAAACTGTCCGTAATAGATTAGATAAAAAAAATAATCAAGATATGTCATTTCCAAATATTGATTTTACTGAAATAGCGTATGATGAATTTGAGGAATCTACTTGGTATAGTTGTTTCGCAGAAACAACATACATACTTACAGTATGGGATGAATACGAGTATGGTAAAAACAGGTTTCTAGGATATACTATTTGGGTACCTGATGAAGATTTTATACATAAGGCCTCAGAACTTTTTTATCAAATAAAAGATATGATTAATTCAGACTCGATAACAGTAGAAATTGATGAATCAAAAGGAAAACATGGTAGATGGTCTGACAACTTACCAGGAGGAATAAGAGACTATCCACCATTTCAAATTCGTCCAAAAGGATCAGGTAAAAGTGTATTTGTAACATTGCCTAGTGGAATAACTATTAAGAAAAAATGTCTGTTCATTAATAAAGGATACATAAGAAAAATTGTAGGGCTAGATTAA
- a CDS encoding DNA/RNA non-specific endonuclease codes for MKMKISILILVLTLISLSGCTNGEDTSITNHETNQQELTTENTNEHREKEEVLSEVVDKPVVEETSNETNDDLFPGYKTIEVDGGDLSGYREANVVVDIGYGDRKYWAFTNEYGQLVRVIAAKIILQDDSKEPVLSSGRYYSDEAKVPGVESDVLDEGHIIADSLGGVSNAYNITPQESTLNRHGDQAYLEDAIRDAGGATDFEAIVTYPNTETHIPSSYKYTYNLTGNEVVDSFDNVNPDEVNKSLGVIDNESSESASSNNNGDISSIDTNGNGQVTIKEAKAAGFNMPINSNHWLYPYMRDNDGDGIVGE; via the coding sequence ATGAAAATGAAAATAAGCATTCTAATCTTAGTTTTAACGCTAATTTCTTTGAGTGGTTGTACCAATGGAGAAGATACTTCTATTACAAATCATGAAACCAATCAACAAGAATTAACTACAGAAAATACGAATGAGCATAGAGAAAAGGAAGAAGTTCTGTCTGAGGTTGTCGATAAACCAGTAGTAGAAGAAACATCAAACGAAACAAATGATGACCTGTTTCCAGGATACAAAACTATTGAAGTCGATGGCGGTGATTTGTCTGGATACCGTGAGGCTAACGTCGTTGTTGACATTGGTTATGGGGATCGTAAATATTGGGCTTTTACTAATGAATACGGGCAACTAGTACGTGTTATTGCAGCTAAGATTATTTTACAAGATGACAGTAAGGAACCTGTATTATCGTCTGGTAGATATTACTCAGATGAGGCAAAGGTTCCTGGAGTCGAAAGTGATGTTTTAGATGAAGGACATATTATTGCTGATTCGCTTGGCGGCGTATCAAATGCTTACAATATTACTCCACAAGAAAGTACTCTAAACCGCCATGGTGATCAAGCTTATTTGGAAGACGCAATCCGTGACGCGGGAGGAGCCACTGATTTTGAAGCAATTGTCACATATCCTAATACAGAAACTCATATCCCCTCAAGTTATAAATATACCTATAATTTAACGGGTAATGAAGTCGTTGATTCATTTGATAATGTGAATCCTGATGAAGTAAACAAATCGCTAGGTGTGATAGACAATGAGTCTTCCGAATCGGCGAGTTCGAACAATAATGGTGATATTTCTAGCATCGATACTAACGGTAATGGACAGGTAACAATTAAAGAAGCAAAAGCAGCTGGTTTCAATATGCCGATAAACAGCAATCATTGGTTATACCCCTACATGCGTGATAATGATGGGGATGGGATAGTTGGGGAGTAA
- a CDS encoding helix-turn-helix transcriptional regulator — protein sequence MELNNNTRLLKLRDILFEETDEYHELSMNEIIEKLRLVFGADAKFDARTLKRDMDVLEEAGYEIVRNQGQFGKMFYSCQDRVFETYQLRLINDAVLSARFITEKEKKDLIQQVKQLTSKHIAKTLPDPLLFSQSANDDYQLVKLSIDSVHRAISEQKVLLYQYGKYNMKKEFEYNRDGGTYYVEPYALIWQNDFYYLIGKFKETGEMRHYRLDRMRNIELSDDRFKKEDFYIQDYVDHSFHMFAGEEERVKIQFHVSLLNVVLDRFGLEAWIQPVDEEHFTLTTQAKMSTGLKSWILTWGHKAKVLSPASLKQQVIDEIEAMSKQYS from the coding sequence ATGGAATTAAACAACAATACGCGCTTACTAAAGCTACGCGATATACTTTTTGAGGAAACGGATGAGTATCACGAGCTGAGCATGAACGAAATCATCGAGAAGCTTCGCCTTGTCTTCGGAGCGGACGCCAAATTCGATGCGAGGACGTTGAAGCGGGATATGGACGTGCTTGAGGAAGCAGGTTACGAGATTGTCCGAAACCAAGGTCAATTTGGGAAAATGTTCTACAGCTGTCAGGACCGCGTGTTCGAGACGTATCAGCTCCGTCTGATTAATGATGCCGTCCTATCCGCTCGATTTATTACAGAGAAGGAGAAGAAGGATCTAATCCAGCAGGTGAAACAATTGACAAGCAAGCACATCGCGAAGACGCTGCCGGACCCACTCTTATTCTCTCAATCTGCGAATGATGACTACCAGCTTGTTAAACTGAGCATCGACTCGGTACATAGAGCCATCTCAGAGCAGAAAGTCCTGCTTTATCAATATGGCAAATACAATATGAAGAAAGAATTCGAATACAATCGTGACGGCGGTACCTACTACGTGGAGCCCTATGCCCTCATTTGGCAGAATGATTTCTACTATTTAATCGGGAAGTTCAAGGAAACGGGGGAGATGCGCCACTATCGCCTCGACCGTATGCGGAACATTGAATTGTCAGATGACCGATTCAAGAAAGAAGACTTTTACATTCAGGACTATGTAGACCATAGTTTCCACATGTTTGCAGGGGAAGAAGAACGGGTGAAGATTCAATTCCACGTCAGCCTCTTGAATGTGGTCCTTGACCGATTTGGGTTAGAGGCGTGGATTCAGCCTGTTGATGAAGAGCATTTCACTCTGACAACACAAGCAAAGATGAGCACGGGTTTGAAGAGCTGGATCTTAACATGGGGACATAAAGCCAAAGTCTTATCCCCAGCATCCCTCAAGCAACAAGTCATTGATGAAATCGAAGCCATGTCGAAGCAATACAGCTGA
- a CDS encoding HAAS domain-containing protein has product MTMTLSKESQDFIENLRLYLISSGKNEQDAEEIIEELHDHLHEAEQHGRSVDHIIGQSPKSYMKEIAGEMSLDHKQLAKWFIVIAIGAFSIMLISDAVKGDMSYSILSLVGYPTIMILFLLLTATLFRYLASHKPRKAVEFTLTGLLGFFPVLFFLGILLLEEYVFTDLPMYTLDGTGRVVTGLLCLAILIAFSIQMKTMLLLLVVAFLNIPALITDAFTMGEEAALWVEGLVPMVLFGGYAFFVYLRTVKTSQ; this is encoded by the coding sequence ATGACCATGACTTTATCGAAAGAGAGTCAGGACTTTATTGAGAATTTACGCCTTTATTTAATTTCAAGCGGGAAGAACGAACAAGATGCCGAAGAAATCATTGAAGAACTGCATGACCACCTGCACGAAGCGGAGCAACATGGACGAAGCGTCGACCACATTATCGGCCAATCTCCTAAATCCTATATGAAGGAGATTGCGGGAGAAATGTCCTTAGACCATAAGCAACTTGCGAAATGGTTCATTGTAATTGCAATTGGCGCTTTCTCCATCATGCTCATTAGCGACGCAGTGAAGGGAGACATGAGCTATTCCATACTCAGTCTAGTCGGGTATCCTACGATTATGATTCTATTTCTCTTGCTCACTGCTACCCTCTTCCGATACCTTGCAAGTCATAAGCCAAGAAAAGCAGTCGAATTCACGCTCACAGGCTTGCTTGGGTTCTTCCCGGTTCTCTTCTTTCTAGGCATCCTACTATTGGAAGAGTACGTATTCACCGACTTGCCGATGTATACGTTGGACGGAACAGGAAGAGTCGTCACAGGCCTTCTATGTCTAGCTATTCTCATCGCCTTCTCCATCCAGATGAAGACGATGCTCCTTCTACTCGTAGTGGCATTCTTGAACATCCCAGCACTCATTACAGATGCATTTACTATGGGAGAAGAGGCTGCGCTATGGGTGGAAGGACTCGTTCCTATGGTGTTGTTTGGTGGATATGCGTTCTTTGTTTATCTTCGAACGGTGAAAACTTCTCAATAA
- a CDS encoding PadR family transcriptional regulator, whose translation MSSSQLLKGILEGCLLSIIGKGETYGYEMIEKLYAYGFTMVKEGSIYPLLLRMKKEGLVTTTQKQHPSGGPKRKYYALTELGREELQLFKERWKEIADGVDELLKEEG comes from the coding sequence ATGTCCTCAAGTCAACTGCTAAAGGGAATCCTAGAAGGGTGCCTCCTGTCCATCATCGGGAAAGGTGAGACGTATGGCTATGAAATGATCGAGAAGCTCTACGCGTACGGCTTCACCATGGTGAAGGAGGGAAGCATCTATCCGCTCCTGCTCCGTATGAAGAAGGAAGGTCTAGTTACCACAACCCAAAAGCAACACCCATCAGGCGGACCAAAGCGGAAATATTATGCTCTAACAGAACTTGGACGAGAGGAACTACAACTGTTCAAAGAACGATGGAAAGAGATTGCTGACGGAGTAGATGAACTACTGAAGGAGGAAGGATGA
- a CDS encoding carbohydrate ABC transporter permease, giving the protein MKPNRTWLKPLLYTILIGYSIVTFLPFLWAMLSSFKPLSEIVGSGFTFFPKEFTVSNYVEMFEKEPLFLRWMLNSIIVTVCMVGLNLLFNSMAGYALARIEFFGKKFWFFLVLAVLMIPMQVTMIPSFLVLRALGWLNTYQGLIIPGAINATFIFMMRQFFLNFPKELEEAAQMDGLSKIGTFFRIVLPLAKPALAAQAIFTFMGGWNDFMRPLIVMSDPEMFTLTLGLNAFKGQYISFWNYIMAASTIMTIPTLIIYAFFNRFFVQGITYTGGK; this is encoded by the coding sequence ATGAAACCGAATCGCACATGGCTAAAGCCATTGCTTTATACCATTCTAATTGGATATTCCATCGTCACCTTTCTCCCATTCTTATGGGCAATGCTTTCATCCTTCAAGCCATTGTCAGAGATTGTAGGAAGCGGCTTTACATTCTTTCCGAAGGAGTTTACGGTTTCAAACTATGTAGAGATGTTTGAGAAGGAACCACTCTTCCTTCGATGGATGTTGAATAGCATCATCGTCACTGTATGTATGGTTGGATTGAACTTACTCTTTAACTCCATGGCAGGCTATGCTCTTGCTCGAATTGAGTTCTTCGGTAAGAAATTCTGGTTCTTCCTCGTACTAGCCGTGCTCATGATTCCGATGCAAGTTACGATGATTCCAAGCTTCCTCGTTCTACGCGCACTAGGGTGGCTAAATACGTATCAAGGGCTTATTATTCCAGGGGCTATCAACGCAACATTTATCTTCATGATGAGGCAATTCTTCCTCAACTTCCCTAAAGAGCTTGAAGAAGCCGCGCAAATGGACGGTCTAAGTAAGATAGGGACATTCTTCCGCATTGTCCTCCCGCTAGCTAAGCCGGCCCTTGCCGCGCAAGCCATCTTTACCTTTATGGGAGGATGGAATGACTTTATGCGTCCGTTGATCGTTATGTCAGATCCAGAGATGTTTACCTTAACGCTTGGATTGAACGCTTTCAAAGGGCAATACATTAGCTTCTGGAACTACATCATGGCAGCCTCAACCATTATGACCATCCCGACTTTAATCATCTATGCCTTCTTTAACCGTTTCTTTGTGCAAGGAATTACTTACACAGGTGGGAAATAG
- a CDS encoding carbohydrate ABC transporter permease, producing the protein MFMGPAIFILSVFILAPILYALFLSFNDVELLGGISYQFEALDNYTRVVDDSRAKIALWNTFEYVIIVVPVQTFLALLLASALNSKIKGRNFFRLIFFLPTVTSSAVLTLIFMWMYKQDGLINTFLGVFSLPAIDWLNNPEVALKSIMIMNIWATAPFFMVIYLAAMQDIPKDLYEAATIDGANWWQKFFRITVPMLKPITFFVVVMGVIGTFQLFDQSYIFSGGSGGPNNSTLTVVLLIYQYAFDLLDMGYASALAIMLAIIIMVVTIIQRKFFGEEKMYS; encoded by the coding sequence ATGTTCATGGGTCCAGCCATCTTCATCCTGAGTGTCTTTATCTTGGCGCCAATTCTATATGCTCTGTTCCTTTCCTTTAATGATGTGGAATTGTTGGGTGGGATATCCTATCAGTTTGAAGCTCTTGATAACTACACACGTGTGGTCGATGATAGTCGAGCGAAGATTGCACTTTGGAATACATTCGAGTATGTCATCATTGTTGTCCCTGTTCAGACGTTCCTCGCCTTGCTCCTTGCATCTGCATTAAATTCGAAGATTAAAGGACGCAATTTCTTTCGTCTCATTTTCTTTCTGCCAACAGTCACATCATCAGCTGTCTTGACCCTTATATTTATGTGGATGTATAAGCAGGATGGGCTCATTAACACGTTCTTAGGTGTCTTTAGCCTTCCAGCAATTGATTGGCTGAACAACCCGGAAGTTGCTTTAAAGTCCATCATGATTATGAACATTTGGGCTACCGCTCCGTTCTTTATGGTCATCTATTTAGCTGCCATGCAGGATATTCCGAAAGATCTATATGAGGCGGCTACGATTGATGGCGCAAACTGGTGGCAGAAATTCTTCCGTATCACGGTGCCCATGTTAAAGCCGATTACCTTCTTCGTGGTCGTTATGGGGGTCATTGGTACCTTCCAGCTCTTTGACCAGTCCTACATTTTCTCAGGTGGATCGGGAGGACCGAACAACTCAACGCTTACCGTTGTCTTACTTATTTATCAGTATGCGTTTGATTTATTGGATATGGGTTATGCATCTGCACTCGCCATCATGCTAGCGATTATCATTATGGTCGTCACAATTATTCAACGGAAATTCTTTGGCGAAGAGAAGATGTACTCTTAA